In one Rhopalosiphum padi isolate XX-2018 chromosome 3, ASM2088224v1, whole genome shotgun sequence genomic region, the following are encoded:
- the LOC132925021 gene encoding uncharacterized protein LOC132925021, which translates to MIKENLSNSERKNDEFPNPEELKKQGVRDEEDRIGNNYKEPAEDNLLSKGNKNENNEDNKNGNESNAVSDADGVSGLILIKNSNRKKLKLQRLASLNAFFADTSEPDLLYRLEREQLEKEQKQENYQNVEDNTEEAQLDVIQQE; encoded by the exons atgattaaag AAAATTTGTCAAACTCCGAAAGGAAAAATGATGAGTTTCCCAACCCAGAAGAACTAAAAAAACAGGGTGTGCGCGATGAAGAGGATCGaattggtaataattataaagagcCTGCCGAAGATAATCTCTTATCTAAAGGGAACAAAAACGAAAACAACGAAGATAATAAAAATGGAAATGAATCCAATGCAGTCTCTGACGCCGac GGAGTTTCTGGtttgatattaattaagaattcaaataggaaaaaattaaaattgcaaaGATTGGCTTCGCTCAATGCATTTTTTGCAGATACTTCTGAACCCGATTTGTTATATAGACTTGAAAG AGAGCAATTAGAAAAAGAACAAAAACAGGAGAATTATCAAAATGTGGAAGATAATACTGAAGAGGCACAATTAGATGTGATACAGCaagaataa
- the LOC132925022 gene encoding zinc finger protein 28-like, whose translation MNEVNMANNQEINLQSCSINELCRLCANFDENMIPIYADEGADHMLENKIKTHLPFINISENDLLPKRICYHCASAVLVWNELYECSTDADQKLRSMFEPSQFDQNQCKDIQEEERLQQTLKRYIDLTEPEGTLKIIPTKETSLSNNYSCSFCFEKFLKIRDKVKHDRDVHGVQSNLLPIKYVSDGYTDNFKISNVEENNTDKNLSNLVDVSNTKTTHDLEINNYDVLCIICNVSFKSSFEKLEHDQKLHSVQTTTRRSKRVGVTKSYGELFDDESDFDDETKNDSLNSEQLSSSNCVESNSTDQKSDNEMDFKKEKDLEDIKDELDESDEKSDIEDFKCYYCNEQFPSKHLASKHVRSHMVNDKKPIPKSDIYDKYKVMIDNKLYYKCDQCNYNVEGRRYKFVYHMRVHTGEKPYACEICSKQFRTAAFLRRHIVCFHEKVRSYQCDICGRSFSEKRNVDDHRRTHTGERPFVCETCGKSFAQRSSMKIHWKQMHESIKAHKCEYCDKSFIRRCHLVAHLTHHTGVRNYICAVCGKAFLRSGTLKGHTAVHSSERPFRCTICGDTFKLKKHLKQHGRVHGTQHSFENIPQLEFISSTVDNQRGSHEISDIIFDREVDNDSVDDNMYLNAAGIDDDINGLMNCHRLDDISVVDDCSLVVPKQEYLNDVMGEDSNHVTDHPLPNNTDVNVTSICEGNEVTNPDDSDEFKPHTNALNANGPESGELDGPEDGEMEDLQKDGDGSNGNDGEVDDEENDNEEEDEDEDEDSNQLSSMHVRQLYVSSSLDGGTADEDEQQQETMCQICATVFKTRYNLLRHFQKRHPEYKMYECDLCRISFPSIDEFKDHLEEKHSKMHTTHTIDSKQVRFACDVCGNMYKNKASAMNHLLTHTAKKTVHCSHCDFSCYTKQQLGVHQTKHDKRFVCDICHKRFAQKSQLDVHVNAVHYNQRPFSCVLCNKSFKTKGSHDAHMIVHTDTRNYQCPHCDKKCRKRYDLTLHIRTHTGEKPFKCSVCGRGFVQMCDTRKHEMLHFKPGKRKNLFFSSPEAGMGDDE comes from the exons atgaaCGAAGTTAATATGGCTAATAATCaagaaataaatttacaatcatGTAGTATAAATGAATTGTGCAGATTATGTGcaaattttgatgaaaatatgaTACCAATATATGCTGATGAAGGAGCAGATCATAtgttagaaaacaaaataaaaactcatcttccatttataaat atttCTGAAAATGATCTATTACCAAAAAGAATATGTTATCATTGTGCTTCTGCTGTGCTTGTGTGGAATGAGTTATATGAATGCAGCACTGATGCAGACCAAAAACTTAGAAGTATGTTTGAACCTAGCCAATTTGACCAGAATCAGTgcaag gatATTCAAGAAGAAGAAAGGCTACAACAAACATTAAAGAG GTACATTGACTTGACAGAACCAGAAGgaacattgaaaataattccTACTAAAGAAACTTCTCTATCAAACAATTATTCCTGTTCATTTTGTTTTGAGAAGTTTTTAAAGATAAGAGATAAAGTGAAGCATGACCGTGATGTTCATGGTGTTCAGTCTAATTTATtgccaataaaatatgtaagtgaCGGGTacacagataattttaaaatttcaaatgttgaGGAAAACAATACGGATAAAAATCTTTCAAATTTAGTTGATGTAAGCAATACAAAAACAACACACGActtggaaataaataattatgatgtattatgcattatatgtaATGTTTCTTTTAAATCCTCATTTGAAAAGTTAGAGCATGACCAAAAATTGCATAGTGTACAGACGACTACACGACGAAGTAAACGTGTAGGTGTAACTAAAAGTTATGGTGAATTATTTGATGATGAATCTGATTTTGATGATGaaacaaaaaatgattcttTAAATTCAGAACAGTTAAGCAGCAGTAATTGCGTTGAATCAAATTCGACTGATCAAAAAAGTGATAATGAAATGGACTTTAAAAAAGAGAAAGATTTGGAAGACATAAAAGATGAACTTGATGAATCTGATGAAAAGTCTGATATTGAAGATTTCAAGTGTTATTACTGTAATGAACAATTTCCATCTAAACACTTAGCTTCAAAACACGTCCGTTCACATATGGTAAATGATAAAAAACCAATTCCAAAAAGTGACATTTATGATAAGTATAAAGTCATGAtagataacaaattatattacaaatgtgATCAGTGTAATTATAATGTTGAAGGTAGAAGATACAAGTTTGTGTACCATATGAGAGTGCACACTGGTGAAAAACCATATGCTTGTGAAATTTGTAGTAAACAGTTCCGTACTGCAGCATTTTTAAGACGCCATATTGTATGTTTTCATGAAAAAGTTCGAAGTTATCAATGTGACATTTGTGGACGTTCATTTTCTGAAAAACGTAATGTTGATGATCATAGACGTACACATACTGGTGAACGACCATTTGTTTGTGAAACATGTGGTAAAAGTTTTGCCCAAAGATCATCAATGAAAATTCATTGGAAACAAATGCATGAAAGTATAAAAGCACATAAATGTGAATATTGTGACAAAAGTTTTATCAGAAGATGTCATTTAGTTGCACATTTAACCCATCATACTGGAGTGCGCAACTATATATGTGCAGTATGTGGTAAAGCATTCTTGCGCAGTGGTACACTTAAAGGTCATACAGCAGTACACAGTTCAGAAAGACCTTTTCGATGCACTATTTGTGGAGAcacatttaaattgaaaaaacatttaaaacagcACGGGCGAGTTCATGGAACTCAAcattcatttgaaaatattccTCAATTAGAATTTATTTCATCAACTGTTGATAACCAGAGAGGTTCAca TGAAATCTCTGACATAATATTCGACAGAGAAGTGGATAATGATTCCGTGGACGACAACATGTACCTGAATGCAGCAGGCATCGACGACGACATTAATGGATTGATGAATTGCCATCGGCTAGATGATATATCAGTAGTAGACGATTGCAGTCTCGTGGTGCCGAAGCAAGAGTACCTGAATGATGTCATGGGAGAAGACAGTAATCACGTAACTGACCACCCGCTGCCCAACAACACCGATGTGAACGTCACCTCGATTTGCGAAGGAAACGAAGTAACTAATCCCGACGATAGTGATGAATTCAAACCGCACACGAATGCACTCAACGCCAATGGTCCAGAAAGTGGAGAATTGGATGGTCCTGAAGATGGAGAAATGGAAGACTTGCAAAAGGATGGCGATGGAAGCAACGGAAACGACGGTGAAGTAGACGATGAGGAAAACGACAACGAAGAAGAGGATGAAGATGAGGACGAGGACTCCAACCAGCTAAGCAGCATGCACGTGCGACAATTGTACGTGAGCAGTTCTTTGGACGGAGGTACCGCAGATGAAGACGAACAGCAGCAGGAGACCATGTGCCAGATATGTGCGACTGTGTTTAAGACCCGGTATAACTTATTACGGCACTTCCAGAAGCGGCACCCCGAGTACAAGATGTACGAGTGCGACCTGTGCCGCATCAGTTTTCCGTCCATTGACGAGTTCAAGGACCACCTGGAGGAGAAACACTCCAAGATGCACACCACGCACACGATAGACTCTAAACAAGTGCGTTTCGCGTGTGACGTATGTGGCaacatgtacaaaaataaagcGTCAGCTATGAACCACCTGCTGACGCACACCGCCAAAAAAACTGTGCACTGCTCTCACTGTGACTTCTCATGTTACACCAAGCAGCAGCTGGGTGTGCACCAGACCAAGCACGATAAGCGATTCGTGTGTGACATATGTCACAAGCGGTTTGCACAAAAGTCACAACTGGATGTGCATGTAAACGCTGTCCACTACAATCAAAGGCCGTTCTCGTGCGTGCTTTGCAACAAATCATTCAAGACCAAGGGATCGCACGACGCACACATGATCGTCCATACCGATACCCGAAATTACCAGTGCCCGCACTGCGATAAAAAGTGCCGGAAGCGGTACGATCTGACGTTGCACATCCGAACTCACACGGGTGAAAAACCGTTCAAATGTAGTGTGTGCGGCCGAGGGTTTGTGCAGATGTGCGATACGCGCAAACACGAAATGCTCCACTTTAAGCCGGGCAAGCGGAAAAACTTGTTCTTCTCGTCGCCGGAGGCGGGAATGGGCGATGATGAATGA
- the LOC132924273 gene encoding serine/threonine-protein phosphatase 2A regulatory subunit B'' subunit gamma-like encodes MDFNYENCIKEGLKNLKITSTVKNKNEEEYFKEVMQQDVTGVNILKRLSGNDLPTFYKPQVTEEANIFKAQLRAEARGRFFERELSRLLTSEELKYMWSLLQEHHIPLNNFIHNQYINYKNFIQVKQKLSDKYKSFFNPSIFLQLQDSKIKGNLSIDTFFNYIMKKIWIDQTRNGLSQYDSSGCGYLSEADFEAYILDLIPTLTQLKKLEKMFYSFYSCMVVRKFFFYLDPLRTGKIRIIDILSCGFLDELLELREENWSKESQKKNWFSVPSALHIYSSYLELDKDHNGLLSRQEITGYKSGALTSVFLDRVFQDAFTYDGEMDYKGYLNFVLATENRHEPQSLRYLFRFLDIKNQGYLDSFTINYFSRAVAERLPKEQQQMVSMEDIKDEIFDMIKPEDPAKITLKDIIRSKMGHILVNILIDFNGFWSYEFRETLANNSISDNNFNESFVTH; translated from the exons ATGGATTTCAactatgaaaattgtattaaagaaggattgaaaaatttgaaaa ttacatctacagttaaaaataaaaatgaagaagAATATTTCAAAGAAGTCATGCAGCAAGATGTCACAGGAGTTAATATACTTAAGAGGTTATCTGGTAATGATTTACCAACATTTTATAAACCT CAAGTTACTGAAGAAGCCAACATTTTCAAAGCTCAACTAAGAGCTGAAGCACGAGGACGTTTTTTTGAAAGAGAGCTGTCAAGACTATTGACTAGTGAAgagttaaaa tataTGTGGTCATTGCTTCAAGAGCATCATAtaccattgaataattttattcataaccagtatataaattataaaaattttattcaagtcaaacaaaaattaagtgaTAAATACAA ATCATTTTTTAATCCTAGTATTTTTCTACAATTACAAGACAGCAAGATAAAAGGTAATTTAtcaatagatacatttttcaattatattatgaaaaaaatatggataGATCAAACTAGAAATGGACTTTCTCAGTATGACTCAAGTGGTTGTGGTTATCTAAGTGAAGCG gatttTGAAGCTTATATTTTAGATCTCATACCTACATTAACACAATTgaagaaactagaaaaaatgttttattcattttattcatgCATGGTtgttagaaaattttttttctacttggATCCTTTGCGAACTGGAAAAATACGAATCATTGACATTTTGTCTTGTGGTTTTCTTGATGAACTATTAGag ctcAGAGAAGAAAATTGGAGTAAAGaatcacagaaaaaaaattggttttctgTTCCGTCTGCTCTTCATATTTATTCATCATATTTAGAATTAGATAAAGATCATAATGGATTGTTAAGTCGCCAAGAAATAACAGG gtataaatcgGGTGCTCTCACATCAGTATTTTTGGATAGAGTATTCCAAGATGCATTTACATATGATGGTGAAATGGATTACAAGGgttatttgaattttgtattAGCTACAGAAAATCGCCATGAACCTCAATCTTTACGATATTTGTTCagatttttagatattaaaaatcaaggGTACTTGGATTCTTTTACTATCAACTATTTTTCtagg GCTGTTGCCGAAAGATTACCAAAGGAGCAACAACAAATGGTTTCAATGGAGGATATAAAAGACGAAATTTTTGATATGATCAAGCCAGAAGATCCAgctaaaataactttaaaagatATCATACGCAGTAAAATGGGTCATATATTAGTGAATATTTTGAttgatttcaatggattttggTCTTATGAGTTCAGAGAAACTTTAGCAAATAATAGTATTAGTGACAATAACTTTAATGAAAGTTTTGTTACACATtaa